In a genomic window of Polypterus senegalus isolate Bchr_013 chromosome 13, ASM1683550v1, whole genome shotgun sequence:
- the plac8l1 gene encoding PLAC8-like protein 1 isoform X2, whose amino-acid sequence MVDHVVTTQPGLGRTTTTVTTITQTGGSWTTNLFSICADKRVCLLGALCPLCQEMKLSYDYGESALLPLLPGSTFALRVGIREKYKIRGNAVDDWAAVYCCWPLALCQMVRELKMRNQAYIYHVSTAFECS is encoded by the exons ATGGTGGACCATGTTGTGACTACTCAGCCAGGGCTTGGAAGGACGACCACAACAGTGACCACCATCACTCAGACAGGCGGAAGCTGGACAACCAACCTGTTCAGCATCTGCGCTGACAAGAGAGTCT GCCTCCTCGGTGCCCTGTGCCCCCTCTGTCAGGAAATGAAGCTCTCATACGATTACGGGGAGAGTGCGCTTCTCCCACTTCTTCCAGGATCCACATTTGCACTGCGTGTTGGAAttagagaaaaatacaaaattcgG GGCAATGCAGTTGATGACTGGGCAGCCGTCTACTGCTGCTGGCCCTTGGCTTTGTGTCAGATGGTGAGAGAGCTGAAGATGAGGAATCAAGCTTACATATATCATGTATCAACTGCTTTTGAATGTTCGTGA